In the Stigmatella erecta genome, AGGCGGGGGCGGGAGTGCCAGCGGAATTGTCGGTCGTCATCGTGGGCGCGGACACTACCACCCCCGCTGCCGGGAGTGCGTTCCATGATGGGGGGTCAATTCACTTCGAGGGCCATCGCGCTCAGGTACTCAGCCCCCGGGCTGTTGACCGGCAGGGGGTGGTCGGGCGGCAGGCCGAACCGGGCCAGCCGGAATGCGAGGCGCTGCTCGCGCTCGCACGACTCCGCCACCAGCTCCTCGAAGGCGCCCCGGGCCAGCGGCGGGTGGTAGCCAGCCAGGAGCAGGCGGCCCCCGTGCCGCGTCCGCTTGAGCGCCAGGCGGACGTGCTCCACGAAGGCCTCGTCGGAGGCGACGTCCTGGGTGTCGAGCAGCACCAGGTCGAACGTGTCCTGCGTGCCCCGGAGCACGGTCAGGCACGAGCTTCGCTCCACCTTGACCCGTCCGAGCAGGCCATTGGCCTCGGCGTTCTCGCGCGCCAGGTCCGCCGCGTCCGCGTTGCCGTCGAAGGCGAGGATCTGCCGCGCCCCGTGCATGCCCGCGTGGACGAAGAGCCCGCCCACGTTGCAGCAGGGATCCAGCACCCGGGCCCCGTTGGACAGCCGCGCGAGGAACCGGCGCAGCTCGCGCTGGTCATAGTGGTAGCCGGTGTTCTGGCCGTACGTGAGGTCCACGGTGAAGCGCGCGCCCAGCTCCAGCAGGCGGCACCAGCGGGGCGGGGTGCCATAGAGGACGTGGGGCCGCTGCGGGGCGAGCCCCAGCTGCTTGCGCCGGGGCGAGTCGTTGCGCAGAAGCACCGAGCTGGCGCCGGCCACCTCCACGATGGCGCGGGTGATTTCCTCCAGGCGCGCGTCCATGGCACGCGTGAGCGTCTGGACGACGAAGTGCGCGTCATACCGGTCCACGATGAGGCCGGGCAGGCCGTCGCCGTCGTCGTTCACCAACCGGCAGAAGCGGGGGTCATCCAGCAGGCGCGCGCGGCGCTCCAGGGCGTGGCGGACGTGGCGGGGGATGAGCCCCTCGGCGCTCTCCTCGGGCAAGCCCAGGCGGCGCACGGCATAGGAGGACTCCAGGTCCACATCCCCCAGGCCGAGCACCTGCCCATCCTCGTCCCGGAGCTGGGTGGGCTCGCCGGCCGTGGGCGTGCCGTCCATGGAGAGGATGTCTTCCCGGCGGAGCCAGAACGCACCGTGCCGCAATTTCTGCGCTGCTTCTCGGGACAGGTAGGTGTTGAGCAAAGCCGTCCTCCGTTTGCCGCGCCATGGCGGTCCTGGGGGCGAAATGCCCGCTGGACAACAACATGGGGGCGCCCCCGGCCGCTTGCGGCAAGGGCCGCGCCGCCGCGCTGGAGAGCAGGCGAGGAGGCGTCAGGTGGAGGGGGGCGGCCGCCGGAAGGCCTTGAGCGTCACCCGCGTGAGCACCGCGGCCACGATGAGGGCGATGGCGAGCACGGGCATCATCCCCGCGCCGCGCCGCATCAGCTCCAGGGCCACGGCCGACAGCAGCACCACGACGCCGATCGTCAGGGCCTGGGAGCGGGCCCAGGGCTTGGGGGCCGCGCGCCGGGCGCGCACCAGCACGGGCAGGCTGTCGGCCTTGCGCCACAGGGCGCTGCCCTCCTCGCGCACCTCATCGTGCGGCTCGACGAGCCCTTGCACGTAGGCCTGCTCCAGGGCCAGGAGGTCGGGGTAATCCAGTTCCCCATCCGGGGTCCGTACGCGGTAGCGCATGGGCTTCTCTCCTCGCTAGGTGAGCTCCGAGGCAATCTGCTCAGCGGCCCGCAGTCCATCAATGGCCGAGGAGACAATCCCTCCCGCGTAGCCGCAGCCCTCGCCCACGGGGTACAGGCCCTTGAGCGACACGGACTGCAGGTCCTCGCCGCGGGTGATGCGCAGGGGGGAGCTGGTGCGGCTCTCGATGCCGATGAGCTTGCCCTCGTCGCTGTTGAAGCCGCGCATCTTCCGGTCGAAGGCGCGCAGGGCCTGCTTGATGGACTCGGTGAGGCGGGCGGGGAACAGCACGTTGAGGTCCGTCTTGACGATGCCGGGCCGGTAGCTGGTGTCCCCGGGGTCCTTCTTGGCCCGGCCGGCGAGGTAGTCCGGGATGGTCTGCGCGGGGGCGAAGAACTTCCCGCCGCCCAGCGCATAGGCCTTCTGCTCCCAGTGGCGCTGGAACTCCAGCCCCGCGAGCGGGCCGTGGAAGCCCTCGCGCTCGAAGTCCTGCACGGACACGGTGACGACGATGCCGGAGTTGGCGAACTTCGCGTTGCGGCGCGAGTTGCTCATGCCGTTGGTGCACTGCTGGCCCTCCTCGGTGGGCGTGGGCACCACGATGCCGCCGGGGCACATGCAGAACGAGTAGATGCCGCGCACCTCACCGTCCACGTCCAGGTTCTCGGCCAGCTTGTAGTCGGCCGGGGGCAGGCGCGGGTTCTTCGCCGCGCTGCCGTACTGGATGCTGTTGATGAGCCCCTGCGGGTGCTCGGCGCGGAAGCCCAGGGCAAAGGGCTTGGCCTCCACGCTCACGTGCTGGTCCGCCGCGAAGCGCTCGTACAGCTCGCGCGCCGAATTGCCCGGCGCCAGCACCACCCGGTCGCTCTCCAGCGTGCGCCCATCCACCAGCTTCAGCCCCGCCACCCGGCCGTCGCGGTAGAGCAGGTCCTCCACCCTGTGCTCGAAGAGCACCTGGCACCCGCCGGCGATGAGCATGTCGCGGATGCGCGCCACCGCGCCCGGCAGCAGGTCCGAGCCGATGTGCGGCTTGCCCTCGATGAGGATGTGGTCCGGGGCGCCGTACTGGGCGAACGTCTCGATGACCTTGCGCACCATGGGGTGGTTGATGCGCGTGGAGAGCTTGCCGTCCGTGTAGGCCCCGGCGCCGCCCTCGCCGAAGTTCATGTTGCTCTCCGGGTGGAGCGTGCCATCGCGCATCAGCTTCGCCACGTCCTTGCGGCGCGTCACCACCTCGCGCCCCCGCTCCAGCAGGATGCTGCGCACCCCGCGCTCCAGCAGCCCCAGGGCGCAGAAGAGGCCCGCGGGGCCGGTGCCGATGATGAGCGGCCAGCGCTCGGGCTCCTTCACCCGGGGCAGCGGCTCGGGCAGGGCCGGGGCCTCGCTCACGTCCGGCGGGAGGCGGGGCGGGGGGCGGCCCGGGGCGAGGGTGACTTCGAGCGTATAGATGTAGCGAGGGCTGCCCTTCTTGCGGGCATCCAGCACCGAGCGCACCACACGCACCGACGCGAGATCGGACCGGGTCACCCCCAGCTTCTCCGCCGCACGCTGACCGAGCAGCTCCTCCGGCTCGTCCAGCCACAGCCCGATGTTGTTCACCCGGTACGCCATATGTGTTGGTCTCCTGCGCGGGGCCCTGTATCTGTCCTGGCCGCTGGGGGCAATGCAAGTCCTTGGAAACACGGGGGACGGAGCGGCCCTGCTTCAGGTGTGTACCCCGTTATGCACCGTAGGGCCGCATTCCCAGGACCCCGGGTGGGAATGCGAAGTGGGCTTCGCACCCGGGAGAACCCGGAAAACCGGTCCGGCTTCTCTTAACCCACCGCATCCAATGGAGAATCCCGGGGGAATCCGTCTTGCAGCCAACTGTTGGCATGAGGGTTGAAGGAGCGGGGAGGGACGACTTCCCCAGTCCCCCCTCTCTTTTGGAGGCAGTTCCGTGAGCACCGATCAGAAGGGCCCCCGCATCCTGGCGCACACGTTCTACGCGCAGCTGCGCGCAAGCGGTTATACGCCGCAGCAAGTCATCGGAATCGCCACGGAGCTGCTGGACATGGTCACCGATGACATCAAGAGCAACGCCAAGCAGGACGTACCCCCTGCGGCCACCGAGGTGACCCCGGGCTTCCAGCCCCGCGTCTAACCCGGTAGACTGCAGGCAACCCTGGCGGGCAAGTGGGCTCCGGACTGGTTTCGGGGTTCCCACCCGCCTTGGGCGCGGGGCACCGGTGGGGTGCCACCCCTCGCGCCCCCCCTCACGAGCGGTGAGCCACCGGCGCGACGCCGGTTTTTTTATGCGCGGCCTCCCGCCTGCGCTCGCGTGCCGCGGCCCCCGCCACCACGAGCAGCCCGGCGGTCAGCGTGGAGAACACCGAGCTGGCGGTCTCCGTGGCCTGAAAGGCGATGAGCCCCCCGGCGCCCAGGAAGGCCACCCAGTCCACCCACGCCGGGCGCGCCTGGGGCAGCACGAGCAGGGTGACGCACGCGGTGAAGGGCAGTCCCAGCATCACCTGCCGGGCGATTTGCGGCCCGCTGGTGAGCACCGTGCCCCAGTTGTGCACGAGCAGCGCGGCGAAGATGACCACCGTGCCCAGGGCGAGCACCATCACCCCGGCGGCGGCGGCGTCCTTGGCCAGGCGGGCCTTCTCGTCGAACTGCTGGACGGCGAGATCCACCAGGTGCTCGAGCGCGCTGTTGAGGATCTCCGCGAAGAAGATGAGCAGCACGCAGAAGATGAGCGTCACCTTCTCGGCGAGCCCCAGGGGGATGCCGCTGCCCACCAGCCCCACGAGCACCCCGGAGACCAGGTGGACGCGCATGTTGCGCTGGTAGGCGACGGTGTGGATGAGGCCCTTCCACGCATGGTGGAACGAGGCCAGGAGGCCAGAGGCGCCACGGTGTGGGAATTGGGGGCGAGGCGGGTGGGGGTGGGTCATCGCGCTTGGAGGACGGGCAAACTAACACCGGGGACGGGAATACCGCCGTGCTCGCGTCTGGGGAAGCGGGCGCCTATGGTCCGGCCCCATCATGGCACGCCTCCGTTCCGGGCATGGTCCCGTCCTTGCGCTCCTGCTGATTCCCACCGTCGCGGCCGCTCAGGCTCCCCTGGGAGATCCCCTCGACTGTGGGCTGGATCCTCCCGGCCGGGTCTACGTTCCTGGGCCTGGGCCCCGCGCCCACGAGGCGGCGCCCTGGACGGACCGCGAACCAGCGCTCGTCCGCCGGGAGCTGCGGGACTCCGGCATGGGCCCGCGCTCGGGGGTGCCCCAGACCCGGGTGCACGGCGGGGCGCTGTCCGGGAAGACGATCTACCTGAGCCCCGGGCACGGCTTTTACCGCAGCGCCCCCCTGGCGCGCTGGGCGACCCAGCGTCCCAACACGTTCGGCGTCGTCGAGGATTTCGTCTCCGCGGAGACGCTCAACCAGTACCTGCTGCCCATGCTGATGGGGGCGGGGGCCGTGGTGGTGCCGGTGCGGGAGCCGGACCTCAACCCGCGCATGGCCATCGTCAACAACGGGGACCCGGGCTACTCGGAGCAGGGGGACCTGGGCCTGTTCAGCACCTCCCTGGTGCCAGGGTGGGGGCCTCCGCCCTCGCCCATGGCGAACAACGTGCTGCCCTTCCAGCTGGGCGGCAGCCGGGTGATGACCGCCGCCGCCCAGGCGACGGCCTCGGCCTCGTGGGTACCGAACATCCCCGAGGACGGCGCGCGGTACGTGTACATCGCCTACACCTCGGAGCCCTCGCGCGTGCACGACGCGCACTTCGTGGTGCGGCACGCGGGGGGCGAGAGCCACTTCCGGATCAACCAGCGCCGCCATGGGGGCACTTGGGTGATGCTGGGGCGCTTCTACTTCAGGGCGGGCCAGTCGCCGGAGAAAGGGGCGGTGCTCGCCCTCAACGACTCCACGGCGCAGGGCAGCGTGTCCCTGGACGCGGTGCGCTTCGGCGGCGGCACGGGCTTCATCGGCGATGCGGAGATGGGGCCGGTGCCCCGGCCGCGCTATGAGGAGTGCGCGCGCTACCACACGCAGTTCAGCGGCGCGCCCGCCTCGGTGTTCGCCCCCTCGGGCACGAACAAGCTGAGCAACGAGCGCAATGACGATGTCACCGCGCGCTCGCGCTTCGCGGCGTGGGACCACGAGGAGGGCGAGGATGCCGTCTACGTGGCCTGGCACACCAACGCCTCGGGGGCGGGCGCGTACGGGACGGAGGGCTACGTGTACGGCCCCAACCCGGTGGACGGCACGCTCAACTTCACGGGAGTACCCGGCAGCGACGTGATGGCCCAGGCGCTGTTGGACGAGCTGGACCACGATCTCAAGGCCACGGTGGTGGTGGACCCGCCCTGGCGGACGCGGAAGCTGCGCTCGGCCTATTTCGGCGAGGTGAACCCGGCCCACAACCCCGAGATGCCCTCGGTGCTCCTGGAGATCGCCTACCACGACTCGGAGCGGGACGCGGTGTTCCTGCGGGAAGCGGACTTCCGGAGGGTAGCGGCGCGCGCCATCCTGCAGGGGCTCATCAAGTACTTCGCGAAGCGGGATGGGGCGCCGGTCCACCTGCCGCCCGAGCCGCCCACCGCGGTGGCCGCGCTCAACAAGGCCGGTGGGGTGGAGGTGCGCTGGGTGGCGCCCACCCCGGACAGCGATGACGTGGGAGGGCACGCGGCCACCGCCTACCGCGTCTACCAGAGCGAGGACGGCCTGGGCTGGGACGAGGGCCACGAGACGGCCGGGACCGCCTTCAGCGTGACACTGCCCGCGGGCACCACGCGCTACTTCCGGGTGGCGGCCCTGAACGCGGGCGGAGAGTCCTTCCCCTCGGAGACGGTGGGGGTGCGGACCGGCGAGGCGCCGCCGGTGCTCATCATCAACGCCTTCGACCGGCTGGACGCAACCATGAACCTCACCGAGGACCTGACGCCGTATGATCTCGGCTCCCCGGTGCGCGTGTGGCTGGAGGCCATGAACGACGGCTCGTCGGTCCGGCGGCATGGCGCCGCGGTGGCGCGGCACGCGGTGGCCTTCGACAGCGCGACGAACGAGGCCTTCGCCGCGGGGCTGGCGAACCTCCCCGGAGGCTACCGGCTCGTGGACTGGTTCACGGGCCGGGGAGGCGCGAAGGGCGCGCCGCCCACCCGGAACGAGCAGGACGCGCTCCGCACCTTCGTGTCCCAG is a window encoding:
- a CDS encoding class I SAM-dependent rRNA methyltransferase, which translates into the protein MLNTYLSREAAQKLRHGAFWLRREDILSMDGTPTAGEPTQLRDEDGQVLGLGDVDLESSYAVRRLGLPEESAEGLIPRHVRHALERRARLLDDPRFCRLVNDDGDGLPGLIVDRYDAHFVVQTLTRAMDARLEEITRAIVEVAGASSVLLRNDSPRRKQLGLAPQRPHVLYGTPPRWCRLLELGARFTVDLTYGQNTGYHYDQRELRRFLARLSNGARVLDPCCNVGGLFVHAGMHGARQILAFDGNADAADLARENAEANGLLGRVKVERSSCLTVLRGTQDTFDLVLLDTQDVASDEAFVEHVRLALKRTRHGGRLLLAGYHPPLARGAFEELVAESCEREQRLAFRLARFGLPPDHPLPVNSPGAEYLSAMALEVN
- a CDS encoding NAD(P)/FAD-dependent oxidoreductase; its protein translation is MAYRVNNIGLWLDEPEELLGQRAAEKLGVTRSDLASVRVVRSVLDARKKGSPRYIYTLEVTLAPGRPPPRLPPDVSEAPALPEPLPRVKEPERWPLIIGTGPAGLFCALGLLERGVRSILLERGREVVTRRKDVAKLMRDGTLHPESNMNFGEGGAGAYTDGKLSTRINHPMVRKVIETFAQYGAPDHILIEGKPHIGSDLLPGAVARIRDMLIAGGCQVLFEHRVEDLLYRDGRVAGLKLVDGRTLESDRVVLAPGNSARELYERFAADQHVSVEAKPFALGFRAEHPQGLINSIQYGSAAKNPRLPPADYKLAENLDVDGEVRGIYSFCMCPGGIVVPTPTEEGQQCTNGMSNSRRNAKFANSGIVVTVSVQDFEREGFHGPLAGLEFQRHWEQKAYALGGGKFFAPAQTIPDYLAGRAKKDPGDTSYRPGIVKTDLNVLFPARLTESIKQALRAFDRKMRGFNSDEGKLIGIESRTSSPLRITRGEDLQSVSLKGLYPVGEGCGYAGGIVSSAIDGLRAAEQIASELT
- a CDS encoding diacylglycerol kinase — its product is MTHPHPPRPQFPHRGASGLLASFHHAWKGLIHTVAYQRNMRVHLVSGVLVGLVGSGIPLGLAEKVTLIFCVLLIFFAEILNSALEHLVDLAVQQFDEKARLAKDAAAAGVMVLALGTVVIFAALLVHNWGTVLTSGPQIARQVMLGLPFTACVTLLVLPQARPAWVDWVAFLGAGGLIAFQATETASSVFSTLTAGLLVVAGAAARERRREAAHKKTGVAPVAHRS
- a CDS encoding N-acetylmuramoyl-L-alanine amidase: MARLRSGHGPVLALLLIPTVAAAQAPLGDPLDCGLDPPGRVYVPGPGPRAHEAAPWTDREPALVRRELRDSGMGPRSGVPQTRVHGGALSGKTIYLSPGHGFYRSAPLARWATQRPNTFGVVEDFVSAETLNQYLLPMLMGAGAVVVPVREPDLNPRMAIVNNGDPGYSEQGDLGLFSTSLVPGWGPPPSPMANNVLPFQLGGSRVMTAAAQATASASWVPNIPEDGARYVYIAYTSEPSRVHDAHFVVRHAGGESHFRINQRRHGGTWVMLGRFYFRAGQSPEKGAVLALNDSTAQGSVSLDAVRFGGGTGFIGDAEMGPVPRPRYEECARYHTQFSGAPASVFAPSGTNKLSNERNDDVTARSRFAAWDHEEGEDAVYVAWHTNASGAGAYGTEGYVYGPNPVDGTLNFTGVPGSDVMAQALLDELDHDLKATVVVDPPWRTRKLRSAYFGEVNPAHNPEMPSVLLEIAYHDSERDAVFLREADFRRVAARAILQGLIKYFAKRDGAPVHLPPEPPTAVAALNKAGGVEVRWVAPTPDSDDVGGHAATAYRVYQSEDGLGWDEGHETAGTAFSVTLPAGTTRYFRVAALNAGGESFPSETVGVRTGEAPPVLIINAFDRLDATMNLTEDLTPYDLGSPVRVWLEAMNDGSSVRRHGAAVARHAVAFDSATNEAFAAGLANLPGGYRLVDWFTGRGGAKGAPPTRNEQDALRTFVSQGGHLLFSGSNAASQLLAGSAEDQAFLADILRASVGSGTSSLLVEGQPGQWLAPATNLALDDGRRGGLAVGVTDVLAPAGGALPVLRYAGTEFPAGVASAPGGQVLFLGIPLEGLVSPWRREYVMGAFLARTGLLATEPAPPGDEPPLPDPGPANQWTPATGNDVRPPDPVPPPYVVGEVPASYEAADTGCGCGAGSAPVFMAWWGLLVTVQLQRARRRTKHSSR